A region of Kiritimatiellales bacterium DNA encodes the following proteins:
- a CDS encoding amidohydrolase family protein, whose product MNRQQIIQHISTAKLIDVHTHTGMDAVNFYRGDFPYAQSAEDLLVRLDRWGVDVAVTFPFLYSRWFDFADFLQGRMTRAAAAFDAPYAPENELLCREIYEAYPQCAGRLLPFMFFDPARAQKEQVAVLRRLSEKYPVFGLKTASSYLHAQITELLSAGSVLLDFAVEQNWPVMIHTAVHPDDPWANVHKILDVVKARPDVRFCLAHTCRFDRRALDEAAELPNCFVDFSAFNIHCQLAIDNHPAVAVPEKRFSADYSNHAVAMKTIAEAYPETMIWGTDSPYYCFMSRFINESGEEIIVQLSCATDTEINEFNKLPETMRRQIGIYNSQRWLLGENRKDKS is encoded by the coding sequence ATGAACAGACAGCAGATCATTCAGCACATTAGCACCGCAAAATTAATTGATGTGCATACGCATACCGGCATGGATGCGGTGAATTTTTACCGCGGTGATTTTCCGTATGCGCAATCGGCGGAAGATCTGCTGGTGCGTCTCGACCGGTGGGGCGTGGATGTTGCGGTAACGTTTCCGTTCCTTTACAGCCGGTGGTTCGATTTCGCAGATTTTCTGCAAGGACGCATGACGCGCGCCGCCGCGGCGTTTGATGCTCCGTACGCGCCGGAAAATGAACTGCTCTGCCGTGAAATCTATGAAGCTTATCCGCAGTGCGCCGGACGGCTGCTGCCGTTTATGTTTTTTGATCCGGCGCGCGCCCAGAAGGAGCAGGTTGCTGTCTTACGCCGGCTGTCGGAAAAATATCCGGTATTTGGACTGAAAACCGCCTCCAGCTACCTGCATGCGCAGATCACTGAACTGCTCAGTGCCGGCAGCGTATTGCTGGATTTTGCGGTTGAACAGAACTGGCCGGTGATGATTCATACGGCAGTGCATCCGGACGATCCATGGGCGAATGTGCATAAAATTCTGGATGTAGTCAAAGCGCGTCCGGATGTTCGTTTCTGCCTCGCGCATACCTGCCGGTTTGATCGCCGGGCGCTGGATGAAGCGGCGGAACTGCCCAACTGCTTTGTCGATTTTTCGGCATTCAATATCCATTGTCAACTGGCGATTGACAATCATCCGGCGGTAGCAGTGCCGGAAAAACGATTTTCAGCGGACTACAGCAACCATGCGGTCGCCATGAAAACCATCGCCGAGGCCTATCCGGAGACAATGATCTGGGGTACCGATTCACCCTATTATTGTTTTATGAGCCGCTTTATTAATGAAAGCGGCGAAGAAATTATCGTGCAGTTGAGCTGCGCGACAGATACCGAAATTAACGAATTTAACAAACTGCCGGAAACCATGCGGCGGCAGATCGGAATATATAATTCACAGCGTTGGCTGTTA